A genomic region of Salinibacter pepae contains the following coding sequences:
- the dapB gene encoding 4-hydroxy-tetrahydrodipicolinate reductase has product MKLALVGTGQMGGAVAREAEADSHEVVARFHSDRPFLEASRSAVEEADMAVDFSLPELAVPHLRRCCGWQVPVVMGTTGWYDALDDVRTLVQEHDASVLYAPNFSIGVAVLSRALGHVTTLMDALDDYDAFVQELHHTKKADSPSGTAQLLAEQVVDGLSRKDHVEPETQHQRIDPSAVHVSSTRAGTAFGEHTVAFDSPFDRVALRHRAKNRRGFAAGVLRAAEWLRGRRGLFTLDDVLDDWLNA; this is encoded by the coding sequence ATGAAGCTTGCGCTCGTTGGCACCGGACAGATGGGAGGCGCCGTGGCGAGGGAGGCCGAAGCCGACTCCCACGAGGTTGTCGCCCGCTTTCATTCCGACCGGCCTTTCCTAGAGGCGTCCCGCTCGGCCGTGGAGGAGGCCGACATGGCCGTCGACTTTTCCCTCCCCGAGCTGGCCGTCCCGCATCTCCGGCGCTGTTGCGGATGGCAGGTGCCCGTGGTCATGGGCACAACCGGCTGGTACGACGCGCTCGATGACGTCCGGACGCTCGTCCAGGAGCACGACGCCAGTGTGCTGTACGCCCCGAACTTTTCGATTGGTGTCGCGGTCCTGTCCCGGGCCCTGGGCCACGTCACCACGCTCATGGATGCGCTCGACGACTACGACGCGTTCGTCCAGGAGCTGCACCACACGAAGAAGGCGGACAGCCCCAGCGGAACGGCCCAGCTGCTCGCCGAGCAGGTCGTGGACGGGCTCAGCCGCAAAGACCACGTCGAGCCGGAGACGCAACACCAACGGATCGATCCCTCGGCCGTGCACGTCAGTTCCACCCGTGCCGGCACGGCGTTCGGCGAGCACACGGTTGCGTTCGATAGTCCCTTCGACCGCGTCGCGCTCCGCCACCGCGCCAAGAACCGACGCGGGTTTGCCGCGGGCGTTCTGCGGGCCGCCGAGTGGCTCCGCGGGCGTCGCGGCCTCTTCACGCTGGACGACGTGCTGGACGACTGGCTTAACGCCTGA
- a CDS encoding cryptochrome/photolyase family protein → MPDRSLFLFRRDLRLADNTGLARACRASDEVVPAFIFDPRQCDPDNNAFFSEHAFAFLVRSLKELRRRLRERGGRLFVFEGAPAAILSELVSGGDISAVHVNRDYTPFARRRDDQLRSVCREEGARFQSSNALLLTEPEEVQPSGGGAYHTFTPFRRRAQSVSTPRPRGKAEGPFCDCALSVETTPLEAYDRYPTDDLRAKGGRAEGIKFLEKIETLGAYRDARHQPAKESLTALSAHHKFGTISIRESLYVVKKAFEDYHKLISQFYWRDFYTHLLFHRPEQLTTSLRPIGRHVPWRNERGEFDRWHEGATGVPFVDAGMRELRETGYMHNRVRMVVASFLTKDLLVDWRWGAQHFARTLTDYDPAVNAGNWQWAASVGTDYRLRIYNPYSQAETHDPEAEYIKRWVPEVRDVDADRLASGTQEDFSDAAPNYPAPIVDRNDAYHRAKDAFQEAGRALEEAR, encoded by the coding sequence GTGCCAGACCGCAGTCTTTTCCTTTTCCGCCGGGACCTCCGACTGGCCGACAATACAGGGCTGGCCCGGGCGTGCCGGGCATCGGACGAGGTCGTCCCGGCGTTCATCTTTGACCCCCGACAGTGCGATCCCGACAACAACGCCTTCTTCAGCGAGCACGCGTTCGCCTTTCTGGTCCGCTCGCTGAAAGAACTCCGGCGGCGTTTGCGGGAGCGAGGGGGGCGGCTTTTCGTCTTCGAGGGCGCCCCGGCCGCCATTCTTTCTGAGCTCGTCTCCGGCGGGGACATCTCGGCGGTCCACGTCAATAGGGACTACACGCCGTTCGCCCGGCGCCGGGACGACCAGCTGCGCTCGGTGTGCCGGGAGGAGGGGGCCCGGTTTCAGTCGTCAAACGCGCTTCTCTTGACCGAGCCCGAGGAGGTCCAGCCCAGTGGGGGAGGCGCCTACCACACCTTCACCCCGTTTCGGCGGCGTGCCCAGTCCGTGTCCACGCCCCGTCCGAGGGGCAAGGCGGAGGGGCCGTTCTGCGACTGCGCACTCTCGGTCGAGACGACTCCGTTGGAGGCGTACGACCGCTACCCCACCGACGACCTTCGGGCGAAGGGCGGACGGGCGGAGGGAATTAAGTTCCTCGAGAAGATCGAGACGCTGGGGGCCTACCGGGACGCCCGCCACCAGCCGGCGAAAGAGTCGCTGACGGCCCTCTCGGCGCACCATAAGTTTGGCACCATTTCGATCCGGGAGTCCCTGTACGTGGTGAAGAAGGCGTTCGAAGACTACCACAAGTTGATTAGTCAGTTCTACTGGCGGGACTTCTATACCCACCTCCTCTTCCATCGCCCCGAGCAGTTGACCACCTCGCTGCGCCCGATCGGTCGGCACGTGCCCTGGCGCAACGAGCGGGGCGAGTTCGACCGGTGGCACGAAGGGGCCACAGGCGTGCCCTTCGTCGATGCCGGCATGCGCGAGCTCCGCGAAACCGGCTACATGCACAACCGGGTGCGAATGGTCGTCGCCAGCTTTCTCACGAAAGACCTGCTCGTAGACTGGCGCTGGGGCGCGCAGCATTTTGCGCGGACGCTCACCGACTACGACCCCGCCGTGAACGCCGGCAACTGGCAGTGGGCCGCCTCGGTGGGCACCGACTACCGGCTCCGCATCTACAACCCCTACTCCCAGGCCGAGACGCACGATCCGGAGGCCGAGTACATCAAGCGCTGGGTGCCGGAGGTGCGGGACGTGGATGCCGACCGGCTCGCCTCCGGAACGCAAGAGGACTTCTCGGATGCGGCCCCCAACTACCCGGCTCCGATCGTAGACCGAAACGACGCCTACCATCGTGCAAAAGACGCGTTTCAAGAGGCCGGTCGCGCCCTGGAAGAGGCCCGGTGA
- a CDS encoding PIN-like domain-containing protein, which yields MQRSSPEASPSGPTEEGTKDHGAEGTTSPRSFAYEERFPDAQSAFGLDLSPPDAAASSTLVFLDTSALLLLYDATEAAARAALDAFGRLRADTRLIVPGHAAREYAVVRSHKITDLYDDLSRQVRPPALPKRAGAFSNRALVESLGHADRLDELRQQIAALTEAYQHEARTLMGKLEAWAGNDFISEAYGALFEGEAVQDLDATVRDVTAEVQRRDDISRPPGYLDSGKDQNAAGDLLIWNTLLAVAARRDRDAVLVTQDRKSDWWHQGGKGTALYPRTELIHEFDQQTGGRSFGLLTLPGLLQAMDVEATHVQRVREAVGEAPSTETIEVVGPAERVRTVATVATSAHDARSTGDGRLGTRRATSLQVREDEAAAVAQLARDADLDVTRNADGRVARAFERQQNKASEEDPAGGGPAE from the coding sequence GTGCAGAGGTCCTCTCCCGAAGCGTCTCCGTCCGGTCCGACCGAAGAGGGGACAAAGGACCACGGGGCCGAAGGCACGACGTCCCCCCGATCCTTCGCCTACGAGGAACGCTTTCCCGACGCCCAGTCCGCGTTTGGGCTTGACCTGAGTCCGCCCGACGCGGCGGCGTCCTCGACCCTGGTGTTCTTAGATACCTCGGCGCTCCTTCTTCTGTACGACGCGACCGAGGCGGCGGCCCGGGCGGCCCTCGATGCGTTCGGTCGGCTGCGGGCGGACACTCGGCTGATCGTGCCCGGGCACGCAGCCCGGGAGTACGCCGTTGTGCGCTCCCACAAGATCACGGATCTGTACGACGACCTATCCCGGCAGGTGAGGCCGCCGGCCCTCCCGAAGCGAGCAGGGGCGTTCTCGAATCGGGCGCTCGTCGAGAGCCTTGGGCATGCGGACCGCCTTGATGAGCTCCGTCAACAGATCGCTGCGCTGACGGAAGCATACCAGCACGAAGCCCGAACGCTCATGGGAAAACTCGAAGCCTGGGCGGGGAACGACTTTATCAGTGAGGCCTACGGTGCGCTCTTCGAGGGCGAGGCCGTTCAGGATCTGGATGCGACCGTCCGGGACGTCACGGCGGAGGTCCAGCGTCGGGATGACATCAGCCGCCCCCCCGGCTACCTCGACAGCGGCAAGGACCAGAACGCCGCCGGGGATCTGCTGATCTGGAACACCCTTCTGGCGGTCGCCGCCCGCCGCGACCGGGACGCGGTGCTGGTGACGCAGGACCGGAAGTCCGACTGGTGGCATCAAGGCGGCAAAGGCACCGCCCTCTATCCCCGGACGGAGTTGATTCACGAGTTTGACCAGCAGACCGGGGGGCGATCCTTTGGCCTGCTCACCCTGCCGGGCCTGCTCCAGGCGATGGACGTCGAGGCGACCCACGTACAGCGGGTGCGGGAGGCGGTCGGCGAGGCGCCGTCGACCGAAACCATCGAGGTCGTGGGGCCGGCCGAGCGGGTCCGGACCGTCGCCACCGTGGCCACCAGCGCACACGACGCCCGGTCGACTGGGGACGGGCGCCTCGGGACCCGGCGGGCAACCAGTTTGCAGGTGCGAGAGGACGAGGCGGCCGCGGTTGCGCAGCTCGCCCGCGACGCCGATCTGGATGTGACCCGCAACGCCGACGGTCGGGTCGCCCGGGCCTTTGAGCGGCAGCAGAACAAGGCCTCTGAAGAAGACCCCGCCGGCGGAGGGCCGGCGGAGTAG
- a CDS encoding cupin domain-containing protein: MARKRSPLSPDEKQRLDALLDAVMDTTVHHYGAEPRSAVRYDKREEMYGGSGTTYLLQMFEDGELVNNRIGAYMVLPTRGDSAGFHTHGDRNEQELYVVMRGEGTYLEKDHAEAEARSVPIEEGTITTVRGNALHAVRNTGPEPLIIFVITTFEPGTPHSQDQEQHGPGQS; the protein is encoded by the coding sequence ATGGCCCGCAAGCGCAGCCCCCTCTCCCCCGACGAAAAGCAGCGCCTCGACGCCCTGCTCGACGCGGTCATGGACACGACCGTACACCATTACGGCGCCGAGCCGCGGTCGGCCGTCCGCTACGACAAGCGGGAGGAGATGTACGGCGGCTCCGGCACCACGTACCTATTGCAGATGTTCGAGGACGGGGAGCTCGTCAACAACCGAATCGGGGCCTACATGGTGCTCCCCACCCGTGGAGACAGCGCCGGCTTCCATACGCACGGCGACCGCAACGAACAGGAGCTCTACGTCGTGATGCGGGGCGAGGGGACCTACCTCGAAAAGGATCACGCCGAGGCCGAGGCGCGCAGCGTTCCCATTGAAGAAGGCACGATCACGACAGTGCGCGGAAACGCGCTCCACGCGGTCCGCAACACGGGTCCCGAGCCCCTGATCATCTTTGTGATCACTACCTTCGAGCCAGGGACGCCCCACAGTCAAGATCAAGAGCAGCACGGCCCTGGACAATCATGA
- the mazG gene encoding nucleoside triphosphate pyrophosphohydrolase: MPDPDASPADKIYESQFAEPAGRLEAYADLAAIVKQLRRDCPWDREQTHESVKHLLIEEAYEVVAAIDHGDWDELAEELGDVLLHVLFHAAIAEEGGRFTLADVIEAETDKLVRRHPHVFGDAATGDADAVAASWEEIKQREKSGEAEEASVLDGVPAQLPALLRAQRVQEKAAGVGFEFPDRDEAWEKVQEELGEFREAVADDRSPERRQDEFGDLLFALVNYARYTDVTPENALRETTDRFTRRFQDVESRLSGQGTSIDEADLAELRRLWRDAKTREE; this comes from the coding sequence ATGCCCGACCCAGACGCGTCCCCTGCCGACAAGATCTACGAATCCCAGTTCGCCGAGCCCGCCGGGCGGCTGGAGGCGTACGCGGACCTGGCGGCCATTGTGAAGCAGCTGCGGCGCGACTGCCCGTGGGACCGGGAGCAGACCCACGAGTCGGTAAAACACCTGCTCATTGAGGAGGCCTACGAGGTGGTGGCGGCCATCGACCATGGAGACTGGGACGAACTGGCGGAGGAGCTGGGCGACGTGCTTCTGCACGTGCTCTTTCACGCCGCTATTGCGGAGGAGGGCGGACGATTTACGCTCGCGGACGTGATTGAGGCAGAAACGGACAAGCTCGTCCGGCGCCACCCGCATGTCTTTGGGGACGCGGCGACGGGCGACGCGGATGCGGTGGCGGCCTCCTGGGAGGAGATCAAGCAGCGGGAGAAGAGCGGCGAGGCGGAGGAGGCCTCGGTGCTCGATGGGGTGCCGGCCCAACTGCCGGCTTTGCTGCGGGCCCAGCGGGTACAGGAAAAGGCAGCGGGCGTGGGGTTCGAGTTTCCGGACCGAGACGAGGCCTGGGAAAAAGTCCAGGAGGAGTTGGGGGAGTTTCGGGAGGCGGTGGCGGACGACCGGTCCCCGGAACGGCGGCAGGACGAGTTTGGCGACCTGCTGTTCGCCCTGGTGAACTACGCCCGGTACACGGACGTGACGCCGGAAAATGCCCTGCGGGAGACCACCGATCGGTTCACGCGACGTTTTCAGGACGTGGAGTCGCGTCTGTCGGGACAGGGGACGTCCATCGACGAGGCGGATCTTGCGGAGCTGCGTCGGCTCTGGAGGGACGCGAAGACGCGGGAGGAGTGA
- a CDS encoding acyl-CoA dehydrogenase family protein: MPQPAPPDPKTAPSAPDVSTAETWDPTAFDPPDFYDLEALLSEEARHVRDDVRTVVTEDVMPIIEKYAQRGEFPRHLISTFAEHGLLGSTLPAEYGGEGHSNIAYGLIMQELERGDSGLRSFCSVTGALVMYPIWQYGSDAQRERWLPALANGEAIGCFGLTEPDVGSNPAEMQTRARRDGDGWVIDGHKRWSTNATIADVAVIWAKDEDDTVRGFLVETDRDGVETPPIDDSWSLRAAVTSEVVLDGVRVPDAARLPEVSGLKGPLSCLTQARYGICWGTIGAAMACFDTARQHAQNREQFGGPIGRFQLMQERLVDMVQEITKAQLLNWRLGTLKEAGTMRPQQVSLAKRNNCQTALDVARSARQVLGGNGVTSMYPVMRHMNNLESVVTYEGTHEVHTLIVGEDVTGLNAFT; this comes from the coding sequence ATGCCTCAGCCCGCTCCGCCCGATCCCAAGACGGCGCCGTCAGCCCCCGACGTGTCCACCGCCGAGACGTGGGACCCGACCGCCTTCGATCCGCCCGACTTTTACGACCTCGAAGCGCTTCTGTCCGAGGAGGCCAGGCACGTCCGGGACGACGTGCGAACCGTCGTGACGGAGGACGTGATGCCCATCATTGAGAAGTACGCCCAGCGCGGCGAGTTTCCCCGTCACCTGATCTCGACATTCGCCGAGCACGGCCTCCTGGGCTCCACGCTTCCCGCCGAGTACGGCGGCGAGGGGCACAGCAACATCGCCTACGGCCTGATCATGCAGGAACTGGAGCGGGGCGACTCCGGCCTCCGGTCGTTCTGTTCGGTCACGGGTGCCCTGGTGATGTACCCCATTTGGCAGTACGGCAGCGATGCGCAGCGGGAGCGCTGGCTGCCGGCCCTGGCGAATGGCGAGGCCATCGGCTGCTTCGGGCTCACGGAACCGGACGTCGGCTCCAACCCCGCCGAGATGCAGACCCGCGCCCGGCGCGACGGAGACGGCTGGGTGATCGACGGACACAAGCGGTGGTCCACCAACGCCACCATCGCCGACGTCGCCGTGATCTGGGCGAAAGACGAGGACGACACGGTGCGCGGCTTTCTGGTGGAGACGGACCGCGACGGCGTCGAGACGCCCCCCATCGACGATTCATGGTCGCTACGGGCGGCGGTGACGAGCGAGGTGGTGCTCGATGGCGTGCGCGTTCCGGATGCGGCCCGCCTGCCGGAGGTATCGGGGTTGAAGGGCCCCCTCTCGTGCCTGACCCAAGCCCGGTACGGCATCTGCTGGGGCACCATCGGGGCGGCCATGGCCTGCTTCGATACGGCCCGGCAGCATGCGCAGAACCGCGAACAGTTTGGGGGGCCCATCGGCCGGTTCCAGCTCATGCAGGAGCGCCTCGTCGACATGGTGCAGGAGATCACGAAGGCGCAGCTCCTGAACTGGCGCCTGGGCACCCTCAAGGAGGCCGGCACGATGCGCCCGCAACAGGTCTCCCTCGCTAAGCGCAACAACTGCCAGACCGCCCTGGACGTGGCCCGGTCGGCCCGGCAGGTGCTGGGGGGGAACGGCGTCACGAGCATGTATCCGGTGATGCGCCACATGAACAACCTGGAGAGCGTGGTCACCTACGAAGGCACCCACGAGGTACACACCCTCATCGTGGGGGAGGACGTCACGGGGCTGAACGCCTTCACGTAG
- the dpsA gene encoding DNA starvation/stationary phase protection protein DpsA, whose translation MPTTKTQTTDTAHGEPWRPQQMIEDNPIGLDEEVVEQLIPKLDEIQCTLWTLYHQYQKHHWLVEGPQFNDLHLFLEENYEEVHKYLDRVAERITALGGIPTSAPDAQAELSHVEHEPEGTYRVRQMLQHDLDAERTLAEILREVISEAQDLGDPGTERTLKKALTKVEDRAHHLDHFLGEDSLEHGRPNGETA comes from the coding sequence ATGCCTACGACCAAGACGCAAACGACCGACACTGCACACGGCGAGCCCTGGCGCCCGCAGCAGATGATCGAAGACAACCCGATCGGGCTGGACGAGGAGGTTGTCGAGCAGTTGATCCCGAAGCTCGATGAGATCCAGTGCACGCTCTGGACCCTGTACCACCAGTACCAGAAGCACCACTGGCTCGTCGAGGGACCGCAGTTTAACGACCTCCACCTCTTCCTCGAAGAGAATTACGAGGAGGTCCACAAGTACCTCGACCGTGTGGCCGAGCGCATCACGGCCCTGGGCGGCATCCCGACCAGCGCGCCCGACGCGCAGGCGGAGCTGTCCCACGTGGAGCACGAGCCGGAAGGCACCTATCGCGTCCGACAGATGCTCCAGCACGACCTGGACGCGGAGCGCACCCTCGCCGAGATCCTGCGGGAGGTTATCTCGGAGGCGCAGGACCTCGGAGACCCGGGGACCGAACGCACGCTCAAGAAGGCACTGACCAAGGTCGAGGATCGGGCCCACCACCTCGATCACTTCCTGGGTGAAGACAGCCTGGAGCACGGGCGTCCGAACGGCGAAACCGCCTAG
- the topA gene encoding type I DNA topoisomerase, whose product MKRLVVVESPTKARTIREFLPETGYRVEASMGHIRDLPASADQIPSEYKDEDWSRLGVKVTNGFEPLYVVPPDKKEVVRDLKQAVSDADRLYIATDEDREGESIGWHLIHTLDPDVPVERMVFHEITEDAIQRALDDTRDIDQHLVEAQQTRRILDRLVGYSISPLLWRKIKPKLSAGRVQSVAVRLLVRKERERITFVPATYWDLDAQLAKQGLGVEAEMTHLNEVRLASGKDFDEDTGRLKESLTEGEDVVLLDEEQATALAEGLPEARWRIDDIKERTRTKSPFPPFITSTLQQEANRKLNLSSSRTMSVAQSLYENGYITYMRTDSTNLSSEAVEGARRTVAQRYGDEYLSDGVRQYSSSDSAQEAHEAIRPAGSEMKTKDELGLSGIEAALYDLIWKRMLATQTADAKVRYTNVYFDAEVDGDVARFRASGKRLDFPGFFRVLVEGSEDPEAALRDQERPLPPLEVGETAAQTADDEGFQVRSVEPLGHETKPPSRYTEASLVETLEEEGIGRPSTYASIIGTIQQRGYVRKKGSALVPTFTAFATNNLMETQFEPLVDVHFTAEMEDVLDDIARGRKDPTPYLRDFYKGEEGVETRVEQGLDDIDPKQISEMSFPDQWGEYVVRVGKYGAYVEGEMDGATVTASIPDDLAPGDTTEERLREILEEANRGDRVLGIHPEASLPVLLKSGPYGPYVQLGDDEEEDDPKRVSLPPDVEPEDVDFDLGVRIVDLPRTLGEHPDTGKEIEADIGRYGPYVRHEGTFASLQKGDDVLEVGLERARELIRRKENRNQPDRVLGPHPGSDEPVEVWNGRYGPYVKHDGTNASLKDDQSIDDVTMDDALDLLAEKGDEATQKVRE is encoded by the coding sequence ATGAAGCGTTTGGTTGTCGTTGAGTCCCCGACCAAGGCCCGGACCATCCGAGAATTTCTTCCGGAAACCGGGTATCGCGTCGAGGCGAGCATGGGACACATTCGGGACCTTCCCGCGTCGGCGGACCAGATTCCCTCGGAGTACAAGGACGAAGACTGGTCGCGGCTCGGGGTGAAGGTGACCAATGGGTTCGAGCCGCTCTACGTGGTGCCGCCGGACAAAAAGGAGGTCGTCCGGGACCTGAAACAGGCCGTGTCGGACGCGGACCGGCTCTACATCGCGACGGACGAGGATCGGGAGGGCGAGTCGATCGGATGGCACCTCATCCACACCCTCGACCCCGACGTGCCGGTCGAGCGGATGGTCTTCCACGAGATTACGGAGGACGCCATCCAGCGGGCCCTGGACGACACGCGCGACATCGACCAGCACCTCGTGGAGGCGCAGCAGACGCGTCGCATCCTGGACCGGCTCGTGGGGTATTCGATCTCGCCGCTGCTCTGGCGCAAGATCAAGCCGAAGCTCTCGGCGGGCCGCGTGCAGAGCGTGGCGGTGCGGCTGCTGGTGCGGAAGGAGCGGGAGCGCATCACGTTCGTGCCGGCCACCTACTGGGACCTCGACGCGCAGCTGGCCAAGCAGGGCCTCGGGGTGGAGGCCGAGATGACGCACCTGAACGAGGTGCGGCTCGCGTCCGGCAAGGACTTTGACGAGGACACCGGGCGGCTCAAAGAGTCGCTGACTGAAGGGGAGGACGTGGTGTTGCTCGACGAGGAGCAGGCCACCGCCCTTGCCGAGGGGCTCCCGGAGGCAAGGTGGCGCATCGACGACATCAAAGAGCGGACGCGCACGAAGTCGCCGTTCCCGCCGTTCATCACGTCCACCCTCCAGCAGGAGGCCAACCGCAAGCTCAATCTCTCGTCGAGCCGGACGATGAGCGTCGCGCAGTCGCTCTACGAGAACGGCTACATCACCTACATGCGGACCGACTCGACGAACCTGTCGTCCGAGGCGGTGGAGGGGGCCCGGCGCACCGTCGCCCAGCGGTACGGCGACGAGTACCTGAGCGACGGGGTGCGCCAGTACAGCTCCTCGGACAGCGCCCAGGAGGCGCACGAGGCCATCCGGCCGGCCGGGTCGGAGATGAAAACCAAAGACGAACTCGGGCTGAGTGGCATCGAGGCGGCGCTCTACGACCTGATCTGGAAGCGGATGCTGGCCACCCAGACGGCGGACGCCAAGGTTCGCTACACGAACGTGTACTTCGACGCCGAGGTGGACGGGGACGTGGCCCGCTTCCGCGCCTCCGGCAAGCGGCTTGACTTTCCCGGCTTCTTCCGCGTGCTGGTGGAGGGGAGCGAGGACCCGGAGGCGGCCCTGCGGGACCAGGAGCGCCCCCTGCCGCCGCTCGAAGTGGGGGAGACCGCGGCGCAGACGGCCGACGATGAGGGATTCCAGGTCCGGTCGGTCGAGCCGCTCGGGCACGAGACAAAGCCGCCGTCCCGCTACACGGAGGCCTCCCTCGTTGAGACCCTCGAGGAGGAGGGCATCGGCCGCCCCTCCACGTACGCCTCCATCATCGGCACCATTCAGCAGCGCGGCTACGTGCGGAAGAAGGGCAGCGCGCTCGTGCCCACCTTCACGGCCTTCGCCACGAATAACCTGATGGAGACCCAGTTTGAGCCGCTGGTGGACGTCCACTTCACGGCGGAGATGGAGGACGTGCTCGACGACATCGCCCGGGGGCGCAAGGACCCGACGCCGTACCTGCGAGACTTCTACAAAGGAGAGGAGGGCGTCGAGACGCGCGTGGAGCAGGGGCTCGACGACATCGACCCCAAGCAGATCAGCGAGATGTCGTTTCCCGATCAGTGGGGCGAGTACGTGGTGCGCGTGGGCAAGTACGGCGCCTACGTCGAGGGCGAAATGGACGGGGCCACCGTCACCGCCTCGATCCCCGACGACCTGGCGCCCGGCGACACGACGGAGGAGCGCCTGCGCGAGATTCTGGAGGAGGCCAACCGGGGCGACCGCGTGCTTGGCATCCACCCGGAGGCCAGCCTCCCGGTGCTGCTCAAGTCCGGCCCCTACGGCCCGTACGTCCAGCTCGGCGACGACGAAGAGGAGGACGACCCGAAGCGCGTCTCGCTCCCGCCGGACGTGGAGCCCGAGGACGTCGATTTCGACCTTGGCGTCCGGATTGTCGACCTGCCCCGCACCCTCGGCGAGCACCCGGACACCGGGAAGGAGATTGAGGCCGACATCGGCCGCTACGGGCCGTACGTGCGGCACGAGGGCACCTTCGCGTCGCTGCAGAAGGGCGACGATGTGCTGGAGGTGGGGCTGGAGCGCGCGCGGGAGCTGATTCGGCGCAAGGAGAACCGCAACCAGCCGGATCGGGTCCTCGGCCCCCACCCCGGATCGGACGAGCCGGTGGAGGTATGGAATGGCCGCTACGGGCCGTACGTGAAGCACGACGGCACCAACGCGTCCCTCAAGGACGACCAGTCGATCGACGACGTGACGATGGACGACGCCCTCGACCTGCTGGCGGAGAAGGGGGACGAGGCCACCCAGAAGGTGCGGGAGTAG
- the rsgA gene encoding ribosome small subunit-dependent GTPase A: MTSPPPTDTSDGPLLEGVVTSSTGSWYDVQVGDRTIPSRMRGKFRLTRQDVTNPIAVGDRVTLRVADEDQTGFITDIHERTNKLSRRAAGPREGQEHVLVANVDRIWSVQAVRRPALNPRFLDRLLVGAAAQDVPAGLIINKIDLMTQDDLPDVMDLHLRYADLGYPVLATSATEGLGLDRLRDAFDGQVNAITGPSGAGKSTLLNALEPDLELRTGSVSSTTEKGTHTTTHAELHALSDDSYVVDTPGVREFGVRNVHPKDLAHYFPDLSPYVNACQFPDCTHDHEPNCAVKAAVERGDVHAERHESYLAILASLREEHSPEY, from the coding sequence ATGACCTCTCCCCCCCCGACGGACACGTCCGATGGCCCCCTTCTCGAAGGGGTCGTGACGAGCTCAACCGGCAGCTGGTACGACGTGCAGGTCGGGGACCGGACCATTCCCTCGCGCATGCGGGGCAAGTTTCGGCTGACTCGACAGGACGTCACCAACCCGATTGCCGTCGGGGATCGAGTAACGCTCCGGGTGGCCGACGAGGACCAGACCGGCTTCATCACGGACATCCACGAGCGGACGAACAAGCTGAGCCGGCGGGCCGCGGGGCCGCGGGAGGGCCAGGAGCACGTCCTCGTGGCCAACGTCGATCGCATCTGGAGCGTGCAGGCCGTGCGGCGGCCCGCCCTCAACCCGCGGTTCCTCGACCGCCTGCTCGTCGGGGCGGCCGCGCAGGACGTCCCGGCGGGCCTGATCATTAACAAGATCGACCTCATGACGCAGGACGACCTGCCGGACGTCATGGACCTGCACCTGCGGTACGCCGACCTTGGTTATCCGGTGCTTGCGACGAGCGCCACGGAGGGACTCGGGCTCGACCGGCTCCGCGACGCCTTCGACGGGCAGGTCAACGCCATCACCGGCCCCTCCGGCGCCGGCAAATCCACGCTCCTCAACGCCCTGGAGCCGGACCTGGAGCTGCGAACGGGCTCCGTGAGTTCGACCACCGAGAAGGGCACCCACACCACGACCCATGCCGAGCTGCATGCCCTCTCGGACGACAGCTACGTGGTGGACACCCCCGGCGTCCGCGAGTTTGGGGTGCGCAACGTGCACCCGAAGGACCTGGCCCACTACTTTCCCGACCTATCCCCCTACGTCAACGCCTGTCAGTTTCCGGACTGCACGCACGACCATGAGCCCAACTGCGCCGTGAAGGCCGCCGTGGAGCGGGGCGATGTCCACGCGGAGCGGCACGAGAGCTACCTGGCCATCCTGGCGTCGCTCCGGGAGGAGCACTCTCCGGAGTATTGA